Part of the Stigmatopora argus isolate UIUO_Sarg chromosome 3, RoL_Sarg_1.0, whole genome shotgun sequence genome, ctggtaCGATACATTAAACGCAGAGAtgacataaataaatgtgtgGTTTGCTTGACAACAAGTGTTTACACTCGCTGCTCACATGACAACACTGTGGCGGCTTTGAGACTTACAGATTAGCTGTGCTAAAATAAGGTTAGCAGGTTAGCATTTGCGCCGCATGCTGCACAGATGGGCTGACTTCCCGCGATGAGGCTTAACCTGCACGACACGCCGCGGTGCGTTACCCACTAACCATATAAAACATTCCATGTTGTACAGCAAGAATTTGCTATTGTGTCCATGCCttaattcatgcaaaaaaagagagatCGGGCTCGCTGACGGCACGTTAATCAAAGCTAGACACACCAATTAGGGTAGATGATTGGTTCTTCCACTATTACCAGCTATTTCTGTATGCCATACAAAAGGTAGACTATCGCCCTACTATTTCCACAAACAAGAATACGATCGACTCACAGCATACAAAACGTAAACAGACTGTCCTTTTTCTTTCCCCCCAAACAATGATGTGATCGACTGACATCGTCTGTGAAATCTCAGTCGCTCAGGATCAATGTATTGGTGGTCATTAGTGCTTTAGGTCCACGGTACTGCTCGttggttgtgatttttttagttAACACTGCGCAAACGCCTGCTTGAGGAGTTTCCGAATTTGCATCACTGAACAACCAGCAGGGCTTCGTTTTTGAGGCCTGCCATGAACAAATTCTATTTCAAGAAACTTCACAATGATAAGGCTAAACTGTACTGTGATGGCCATGGACCTTGTCAAACCTTTGTCAGATGACAAGTTTTCAATACTACTACAAAGTTAATTTGCGGGTCATTACCAAGAAAATAGGTGcttataaaaaaacattggtgCCTCATGTCAGAATGATATCCGAAGCAGAGAGAATAGTTCACCTTGTAAAAAAGTGAGATTTTTCAAGCATGAACGTGGAAATTGGCTGCACAAAAAGGTTAACATACCATTTTTAGATACACCATTTTTCtctgcaaaacaaaagaaaaattaagacAATTACTAGTGGAGCAATGTGCTCATGAAAAAAAGAGGGTGAGAAGAAAGAATAGGAGGGGAAAATAAGAAAGGACAAGAGACATATAAAAGGAGAAGGGGAAGAGATGAAAACACAAAGATGGGGAAAATGAAGATTTTAACTAAGTAAGTAAGAACAGAAAGTAGAAGTAGATGGATAAGAAAAAAGAAGTAGAGAAAACACAAGGGAGAAGAAAGGAGTAGAAtgacaacaaaaaaggaaaagaaaaacaagcaacaaaaaggagaagaaagattaagacagaaaagagtGAATAATTAAGGTGCAGTGTTTAAAAGTCCATTTAGGTGCTCAAAAGTTTAAAACGAAGCAAGATGGCCCCTGTGAGTGTGGATGTAGTGCACCCAGACAAGAACAAGAAGTGGTGGTCGGAAGTGGCGCCAAGAGAGACCGAGCGAGTATCGGATGCAAAACGACGTGGGAGAGAGAACTTGCCGGTCTTGCGTAGTCGGCGGCAGAGCAATTCATTGACGCTTACTCGGAAGCGTTTGGCTTCTTCCTCGCTGGCGAAGTTCAAACCGATCTGGTTGGTCTGagggagaaaaaacaaaaaaacacattggaaATTCTTCAGACCTTTGGTCTAATCCCTTTTATTCCATTCTCTCATCCTTGTTTGCGTTATGGATTTGACTGTGGGTCCTGAAAACAAGTCAATCCATCATATTTCTTGTAGGAAGAAAGCATAAGGGAGTGTGTGCGTATGTAGGTGTGCAGCAGTGTTGACAAATTGGGTTGGTTTCCGGCGAACTGGGTGGGTTATATATATGGTATGATTGGGCTTGGTTGGTAACTTTCTAATCTGGCAACTCTGAAGTGCAGCGTGCCATTGGCTCATGATCTACATACTTGAGGGTCACCAATTTGTATGCGTGAGGTTTAaaactttaatatttatttccctTGCAGATCATTGAAGTAAAAGGTCTTAGAATAATTGCATAATGAATCATTAGCACTGAAATATTGATATTTGTTTTAGTTGTATTCAAACTACCATACGTTACGTTAGATACAGTATTCATATTTCTTACGTAGGCATTTTTGCCCCACTAAGACAAGAGAGGACCCGATAATATACACTGTTCATCAGTTGAAGCTGAATTTTTGTCAAAGCATGAATGATATGTTCCAATGTAAATTGCTAACCGTTTTTTTCGTAACTAAGGGACGGCAATTGTGTTTTGTGGTTTAAAGTACAGTACATGTAATTTTCTTTGTTATCTGTGTTTAGTTTTACTGTTAAACTTAGTGTTAGAGTTTCCGTCAATTGgactgtgataaaacaataaaaataagaaaaaataaaaacattttgaaatgattattACATTACTTTTTGGGTATTTCTGTACCTTGATTTCAATCACACACATTTGAAGTGTTCATTATTCATAATCCGATAAATTTTATTTCTATACTAGTTCAAACAGTATAGCTTATTCAGTATCAtagctgtatttatttttctaaccaGACAGATTTTCATGCTATCTAAATTATTATTGACctatgtaaatatttttccGTTTACTATAATTATAAGGATTCATACTCACATCCCCCACAAAGGAGATGAAGTAGGACCTGGCGCAACTGATGGAAAAGTTGTGGTAGAGCTCCTGCTCAAACATGGTCTTCCCCTCCTGAAACATAAACACAGATACAGCTCATTAGCAGATGTTTTTTACGTCAGCAAAGACCAGCGTGTCTCACCTTGACGTCAAAGACACGTATGAAGTAGGACCTCTGTGGGTTGTCTTTGACTAGACATGCCACTCCGCAGCATTTCTTTAGCCAGCCGCATGAGCGGTCGGCGGCATACACCTGAACCACCGCAGAACACAGAGTCTAcaaaaacatacacaaacagAATATAGACAGGTTAACATGTAGACTGTGTACCGGTCGATATATCTGAATATAAAGTATAATAAATCCAGTGTTTGTTTACACAACTGGTGTGGTAACATCACCTTGGCTTTGGAACTAGAACTAACTTTAGTAGTAGAAGGGAAGGTGAGGGAGAGAAACGCCAGCGCGTCATTGGAAGTCAGACACCTCACATTTAAACAGTGTGTGTTGTACAAGTacaataataccttgacatacaagtgaaTCTGACACCTTGGAAATGTATTCAGGAGGGAAAAATAGcacatcaaaatatatttttattcccaAAACTTGTGTTTCTTTTGAAATAAACCTAAATACAAATGTCACAACTTTATTTCATAGAGTGAGTAACAAAGCAAAAGGCCAGCAATTAATCCGCTCTGGTTGAGGATTACAAGATTCACAGGGGGTTTAATTCCAAAAGTTACAATCATTGGGGGGGATTTTCTACTAGGTGGTGACCACTTCATTAATAACATCCAATACAATAATGTCCACTTTTTATTGTTACTATGACAAAGGGGTAATGCTTTGTTTGATATTGtgcatgtttctatttttaatattttgtacgAACAGCACTATTGCAGCGACAACTTCTTAAAATGATGCTTAAATAATTATATGTAAGTTGACATTACATAATAGTccaatttttcagagggttggtaCTGCCCTCAAAGCTAAACCGCTGGTCTTTCAAAATGAAGTCTTTAAAATGTAATCTATatctgtaaaataataataatgcagagGTAGAGAACGTGTATCAGCCAGTGCAGACCCCAAACATGGGCTTCATGAACACAGAGGAAATATTAAATGGTGGTATTTAAAATCTCACACGGCCATTGGCGAGTGGGCGAGTAGGTAGCACACAATTGGCAGATACTTACATAATACAATGTAATGTGAGACTGCACCATCACCAATTTCAAATCTGCTCGTTTTCAAAGCAATTTGACTTACCAAAGGAATTCCAATCACATCACAATCCACATAAATGACAAGTCAGCTGGATCTCAAACACACCATGGTATGTCTGATACATTGGACAAAATAATGGAATCTGTCACAAGGTCAACTTCAagcaaaaaatacagtggtacctctttTTACGAAAGGCTCTAAAttagacattttcaggttatgaaatatTTTGATAACAAGATCCAAGTAAATACAGACTGCTACTCCTTTGAAGTTATATTTAATGCTATAATcctttgttttgaattcatcatttgaagttgtttagatgcgtgtttatgtgcatgtttgtgtgctaacgttagcttcctccttacctGCATGAATAaaattttgcatgcttgttgttcattttaatacagtaataaatcgttttcttatcattttctcccATATTTCTGTGTTTCTCAgacctttcatacaaaattggaacactgATCAttattaaagggtttagttggtagggTTTTTAgtgctgctctacttacaaaaaatccaagtcacTAAAAAAGTAGAGTTATGATTGTACTGTATTTATAGTTGTGGCTTATAACAAATCAAATATGGCAACAAGAATCCTGATACTTCAATAGGATGTAAAATTCACCTAAATACAGTGGAACCTCTGGAAAAACTTCACTGTAGACGTATTGGGGATATTGTGATCTTATCTGAGGTTGACCCTAGGGTAAGAAAAGATGTGGGagagctgggttcaaatccaggtcggtccacctgtgtggagtttgcatgttctccctgggcctgcatgggttttctctgggtactcctgtttcctcccacattcagatGACCTACattataggctgattggacactaaattgccccttggtctgagtgtgagcatgaatgttgtttgtctccttgtgccctggaattggctggccaccaattcagcgtgcCCCCCGCcactggcctgaagtcagctgggataggctccagcacccccacgcaACCTTAGTGGGgataaagcggatcagaaaatgagagagaataacaaaaaaaatcattatattcATTGTTTTAGAACTGCATATCAAAGCAGTAGCCCTTTGCACTGGGTAGATCTCTTAGAATTAAGAGTATATGGGGGAAGATTAAAGATGTGATTGATTAAAACTAAAAGATGCAGGTTTTTTGAAGCGAACATCACTTGAGTGGATCACGGGATGCGGCGCAGGTGCAGTATTACTCACCGTACATTTCCTCCCCAGGTAGCCAAACAGACATTCGTTCTCCTGCGGGGTCAGCAGAAGCGAGCCCACGTTGGCGACCCGGCGGGGCAGCGGATGGCTGTTCATCGCCTTGTTCGTAGCGGCCTCCCCCGAAAGGACGCAGGGGTAGTCCGGGGAAAcgcttaataataaataaataaataaataaatattgacgAAATTTACACGACGTCCATGCGGGCTGCGGGCAATGTGGCCTCCATCAGCCGGATCATCTCTGCCGATTTGCGGGTAGGCTTGGCTGGTCAAGGATCAGGCGTGTCTCCTGAGGCACCACCTGATTCTCAAATCGGAAATATTCTTCTGTTTGTGGGGGGAAAGGGTCAAAAAATCAACTTGAGTTTGTGTCTTTAAGAGGGAAAAAGAGAGGTCTTCATCTTTAAAAGTGAAGCAGCCGCAGCGACGAAAGTCATCCAACATGGCAACTACATGGAGCGTACCACTTTGCAAATGACCAGAGAGGAGAGCACCGAGTTGCCAACGATGTTCGGAGTGGTTTAAAAGCACAGAACGAAAACAAACGGTATAGCCTAAATTTTGACTTTATTATTTTCAAGCGTAGTTAAACAAGTGGCCCCATGGAAGTGAAATCTCCGAGATTTTACTCattcttgaaaatattttttagccgAAAATGGTTTGGTCTGAGGAATGCAGCTCTCTGCGGACTtaaaggggaggggaggggcatCGTTGTGACGTCACTTGCACGGCCAGATGGTGGACCCTTCAATGCAAATAATAAAAACCGTCCTAAAATATTAATGTAATGTTTACAACCgctcagttgttttttttacaaatttcaCCAGAAATTTAATGAAGATAAGAAATTCTTATATTACCATCAAAGAGTATTATGtgacataaaactgaaaatatgaAGAACATTTGCAAACACAAATGGTATTTCGACACTGAAATACCAGAATATAATCGTccgttcattttatttaaacgaTTTTTAATTAGTTATAAAACAATGAGCTATCGACAATCGATTTTTTTAGTTATTCGTCACCGTCCTGACATATTTGCGCTACGTCACATTTTGTTACGTCCGTGTCGAGGGAGAGGGTTTGCCTCCTGGTTACCATGGCGACGTGTAAACGGAGCGCTGCATAGTGCTCGTTGAAACTGCTTTTGCTTCTGCACAGTTGGTGCTTTAAATCAAATGTCAGAGCAGGAGAGTGAAACGAGTGTCCCTCCAGGGTCGGATGAGAACCAAGGAGTACCACAAGTTGAAGAGAATCAGGGAGAAGGAGGGAATGAGGAACACAAGGATGAAGCATTGCAAGTGTCAGAGAGCCAAGGAGAACCGGAGACCGAGGGTGAAACCGTTCTGGGACTAAGCCCCTCTGATGATCAAGGAGAAGCAGGGAACGAGGATGCACCCTTACCAGGATTGAGCACCTCAGAGGACCAAAGAGAAGGTGGGACTGAAGATGGATCATTACCAGCAGTAAGCACCTCTGTAGATCCAGGAGAACCAGGGAACGAGAATGAAGCATTACCGGGAGTAAGCACCTCTGTGGAGCAAGGAGAACAAGGGAACAAGGATGAACTCATACCAGGAGTGAGCACCTCAGAGAACCAAGAAGAAGCAAAATCTGAAGATGAACCATTACCAGGAGTAAGCACCTCTGAGAACCAAGGAAAAACTAGTAATGATGATGTAACTCCACCAGGAGTTAACAGCACCCAGGAGCAAGGACAACCAGCAAACACGGATCAACCATTAGCTGGAGTAAACACCTCAGAGAGCCTAGGAGAAGCAGAGAATGATGGTGTGAATGCACCAGAAGGGAACATCTCAGAGGATCAAAGAGAACCAGGAAATAACAATGAAGCCTTACCAGGAACAAGTGTCTCTGAGGACCAAGGTAGACAAGATACAGAAGAGGAAAAAGGGAAAGAGATTCCTTCAGAAGTAAAGAACTTGGATGACCAGGTAGGATTAGGGGCTAAAGAGAACGAGGATAAGGCAAATTTACCAGGAGTAAAGACCTCAGATGGAGATACACCAACTACAGAGGAACAGGCTAATAGCTCTAGACCAGGTCAGTATGATTATTATCTAGACTCattataattatttaattaacaTTGGtttcattaaacactgttttatcAATATCACAAAAGCTTAATACATATTCATTCACGTGTGCAGCTGAAGAGCATGCTGGCAATGATGAGAGAGAGCCAACAGCAACAGGtgaggtttgtttgtttttcacgtctagaaaaaatattcagtcTCCTAACCATCTCacatatcctcctgactaccaggaaaaaaacatcttgtccactcacatttattttgaaattaccCAATCcatgtgaagtaattggaatactgcaaaagaaatttggtatcattggaaagctctgaatgtcatCTATAGAGCACAGTTAATGTGATTGGATGCACTatgtgggagatatttaggtttacaaatgtcctctacaaaggacaaatttgaactactggtagtcaggaggttaAGGTCGTTTGATAGTAATTGGTGCACGTCTACAGTTAAGGTTCTGTTGATCCCTGGGGGTCACATTATGATCGCGACCTTGGCCATCAGCCTTAGAGTCCAGGAACTGAAGCGTCACTTTGCCACTGAGCTCAATGTCCCAACAGAGGTCCTCAATGTAACTTTGAATGGTaagaataattttaaaaaaatgttttacttgcTTTGGCTTTTGCACTTCTTTTGATttctgctttcatttttttgcagttccCTCTTCAGACCTGCATTTTATCTATAAGATCAAAATCATTTTGGTatattattgtaaaaaaaatgttgtgcacttgcaaaaaaaattgttggatacaccaaaaatgatccaaaatgggttttaacaaatgactgcacaaccaagaaaaagaaaaagaaagaaaaatacagaATCATTCTGGTTAAAGTATTAAAGTAAATATGGAATGTGGCTGTAAGTACCGACCAAAGCAGTGTCtaagtgtgtgtgcttgtgcgaTTGTGTTTCAGGGCAAGAATCTCAGGATGACCAGAGCCTTTTGGAACTTGGCGTTCAGCCGCACAGCACCATCACCATGGAGATGATGTCATCAGACCCCGATGTTAACCTGCTGTTCGCCACTACGGACTCCGAGCGAGACGATATGACTCACGTCCCTAATGTGAGCCTGATAACTGGTAAAGGATAATTGTGGTAAAATTAAGAGGATTATATTTAAAAGCAAATCAAGACTTTCAGAGCTAAAtttaggttttaaaaaaatgatttgcattTCTGGATGAAATTTGTCTCATTAAGAAGTGAACTTGGTCAtctgatggtgtagaggttcactttcCCTGATTTTGCTGCTGTTTAATTGAATAGAATTGAAAGCTTTCATTgtcaatgagatttaaagcctcaccacaaagtgcagaaataacaacaaacaaataaacaaataaataatcaataaataagaattaATTATAAATCAatcgataaataataaataagtagtagtcaacaacataaataagtcgggaagtgcacaagtaacaacaaacagataaataatcaacaaataataataaataaataatcaataagtagtcaacatcataaataagtagtagtcaacatagttgtATGCCCAACGGCTGACTGGGAACCAGTCTTATTATAATGTCTGCCACAATCCGTAcacttcaatttaattcaatggcCTTTGATTAAGTTGATATATAATATTATGTACATATTTAACACTACCATTTTACCTAAAGcaatataaatacaaaacaaattttatgtttttggcaattgtttttttttgtccactttGATGCCATTTTTCTTAGTCCCTTTAGATGTTTCCCATTCTTTATACAGCCAAGATACAACTTCTAGTGAGTCTGGTGGTACCTTGCATGGCAGCAGCAGCCGATTGTTGTATGAATGGATGCACACACATGTATCAAGCTGCTACGTAAAGTTGCTTTGCACATCATGCCTGTTAGAAAATATTCATAGCATTATGATGAAATGCAACATTTGGCTATTTAAAACGTCTGATATTAATGTAGTAGCATTTACCCATATGATCTATTGTAGAATATTGTCCACCCAAGGTTTATTTTTGTAACCTTTTTACAGATGATGGCATGCAACAGGAACTGCTGGGCGAGACTGAGCTTCCTCTCATGCGGAAGCCCTTCTTGGGCGGCTACAGGCACAAGCTGACGGGCACAGAGTACCACCACGCCAGTGCTCAGACCCCACGTAGAGCCAGACCTGGCCGGGGGGTCGACATTGCCACCCGTGACACACAGGTATACTACCTGGACAGACCAGTCTCAAAATGCATACTATTCTGTCGGGCTCAAAGCTTACGTTGCGTTTCAGACAGCAGAGCAGGTGACTCAGGCGCAGCAGTGCCATTCCAGCGTTACCACACAGATGACAAGCGTGGGCTGCTACATCTCCAACCTGACAGACAAGCTTGTCAGCCCGGGGCGCTACATCACCGCAGATGAGTATCATGCGGCCAGACTCAATGCTGTAAGTTCAACCAAATGCACAAGAGACACCATCATCAAGctacaaaaatgaagaaatgaagAGTGCAGGAGTAGTCACCTGGGGTACTCAAAATTGCTTTCGAGAAAATGacactagagcaagggtgtcagactcgggttggttcgcgggccacattaacgtcaactcgatttcatgtgggccggaccactttagatataatatttagatatttttttataaatggattaaaagagctggatctaaagccctaaatattcagtttttatagatctaaaacaatgtttatttgagcttttttttcttagtaagggaaaatctcttttaatcattacgttccatattaaagtggaaaaacgaaaatatttttatacatttttagattttacaaaatgatttttgaactaaaaacacaaagaaaaaatggtttaaaaaattgcaattattgattaaaaagggggaaaataaggaaatataatatacatttatatctatcattttaattcgatcctaaaacagaaagtcggcagtcatgatttactttcccgggccgcacaaaatgatgcagcgggccagatttggcccccgggccgccactttgacacctgtgcactagaGTGTGTCAGCTCAGATACATTTAACACAAGTATTAATTAGTAAGTCAAGTgggtgttctccccgggctcgcCCGGgttttcccaggtactccggtttcctcccacatcccaaaaacatgcagtactctaaattgccccgaggtatgagtgtgagcatggaaGGTTGTGCCTTGctattggctgaccaccaattcagggtgtaccccacctggtgccc contains:
- the iqub gene encoding IQ motif and ubiquitin-like domain-containing protein, coding for MSEQESETSVPPGSDENQGVPQVEENQGEGGNEEHKDEALQVSESQGEPETEGETVLGLSPSDDQGEAGNEDAPLPGLSTSEDQREGGTEDGSLPAVSTSVDPGEPGNENEALPGVSTSVEQGEQGNKDELIPGVSTSENQEEAKSEDEPLPGVSTSENQGKTSNDDVTPPGVNSTQEQGQPANTDQPLAGVNTSESLGEAENDGVNAPEGNISEDQREPGNNNEALPGTSVSEDQGRQDTEEEKGKEIPSEVKNLDDQVGLGAKENEDKANLPGVKTSDGDTPTTEEQANSSRPAEEHAGNDEREPTATVKVLLIPGGHIMIATLAISLRVQELKRHFATELNVPTEVLNVTLNGQESQDDQSLLELGVQPHSTITMEMMSSDPDVNLLFATTDSERDDMTHVPNVSLITDDGMQQELLGETELPLMRKPFLGGYRHKLTGTEYHHASAQTPRRARPGRGVDIATRDTQTAEQVTQAQQCHSSVTTQMTSVGCYISNLTDKLVSPGRYITADEYHAARLNAVIRLQAHTRRWLSCQAVDRLRRQRDRRLAWLDLQERRRHQERAEQMQDCHNRWMQPRKREDLNLLYNALEKWRIDKEHQINTTMRGAERKAALCSLLEQETQYIATIGRHGIAIWNNNYNKTVRKFLDKSSAPHQWRGADGRMIEMDTPNTIRARELGDLYDCVAMSPINHEERLSILLCLKETVEVYPCQLTQDIVELINREEDLMKRQVKEFNLEGLRKRMSTLFLQFIRTPGFNPEVAKHLKVPQSTTQLKNDLFLCHSCQRYLNSCHFRSCTRGHLGRRCQDCARLKNIAGNRDDFSCYRNMLKRLRDGELLLNKDNTIPFILQVEDIQYLVEVIWGTRSALSGNGDLFSLVLVRWERDKDWSPWNCVLVCTDEIDAHLQVQNIHEVYDFPVISGIEHKHLLARRYYNQIPTMVTQSAKEALIKRGTRRIP